A single genomic interval of Armatimonadota bacterium harbors:
- the selD gene encoding selenide, water dikinase SelD, with protein MSNNDPFRLTSLAPCGGCASKIGLADLRKLLHGLPENVDPNLLVGTNTADDAGVYRIAPDLALVNTVDFFTPILDDPYDFGQVAAANALSDVYAMGGTPRTALNILCCQPANVDPTIITEIIRGGADKAAEAGVAVVGGHSVKDDEIKFGLAITGTIHPDRIVRNVGAQPGDRLVLTKPLGAGVITTALRGGLAPADVVRTVTDGMATLNRAASEAMMEVGVNAATDVTGFGLLGHLWEMASGSGVSAIVYTYNVPYYTGFTSLAETSGFPGGAYATREFLAGHLSIDDGVTETTVMSLCDPQTSGGLLMAVSPERHEALLSALVERGRPCATVGEIAAASGGPSITIAG; from the coding sequence ATGTCCAACAACGATCCCTTTCGATTGACCAGTCTGGCGCCGTGTGGTGGCTGCGCGAGCAAGATCGGCCTGGCCGATCTGCGTAAACTACTTCACGGCCTGCCTGAGAACGTAGACCCCAATCTGCTGGTTGGCACAAATACCGCGGATGACGCCGGGGTGTACCGCATCGCGCCCGACCTGGCGCTCGTCAACACGGTCGATTTCTTCACGCCGATCCTCGACGATCCGTACGATTTCGGTCAGGTGGCGGCGGCCAATGCGCTGAGCGATGTGTACGCGATGGGTGGCACGCCACGAACCGCTCTCAACATCCTCTGCTGCCAGCCGGCGAACGTCGATCCAACCATCATCACGGAGATCATCCGGGGTGGGGCGGATAAGGCCGCGGAGGCCGGCGTTGCGGTGGTCGGCGGGCATTCCGTGAAAGATGACGAGATCAAATTCGGCCTCGCCATCACGGGAACGATCCACCCGGACAGGATCGTTCGCAACGTCGGAGCGCAGCCGGGCGATCGCCTGGTCCTCACCAAGCCCCTTGGCGCGGGCGTTATCACGACGGCACTTCGAGGCGGCCTGGCGCCAGCGGATGTGGTGCGGACCGTGACAGACGGTATGGCGACTCTGAATCGAGCCGCGTCCGAAGCCATGATGGAAGTTGGAGTGAACGCGGCCACCGACGTCACGGGGTTTGGCCTTCTCGGCCACCTGTGGGAAATGGCGTCCGGTTCGGGCGTCTCGGCGATCGTTTACACGTACAACGTGCCGTACTACACCGGATTCACCTCGCTAGCGGAGACCTCAGGCTTCCCGGGCGGGGCGTACGCGACTCGCGAATTCCTCGCGGGCCACCTCTCCATCGATGACGGCGTGACCGAAACGACGGTCATGTCTCTCTGCGACCCGCAGACGTCCGGCGGTCTGCTGATGGCTGTATCGCCGGAACGCCACGAGGCCCTGCTCTCCGCGCTCGTGGAGCGTGGACGACCGTGCGCCACCGTGGGTGAGATCGCTGCCGCATCGGGTGGTCCTTCAATCACGATAGCCGGTTGA